CTCGTCGGGGCCGCCGATCTCGCCGATCATGATGACGGCGTCGGTGTCGGGATCGTCGTTGAAGGCCTTCATCACGTCGATGTGCTTGAGGCCGTTGATGGGGTCGCCGCCGATGCCCACGGCGCTGGACTGGCCCAGGCCGATTTCGGTCAGTTGCGCCACGGCTTCATAGGTCAGCGTGCCCGAGCGCGACACCACGCCGATGCGGCCCTTGCGGTGGATGTGGCCGGGCATGATGCCGATCTTGATCTCGTCGGGCGTGATCAGGCCGGGGCAGTTGGGGCCGAGCAGCAGGGTCTTCTTGCCGCCGGCGGCTTCCTTGGCCTTCATCTTGTTGCGCACCTCGAGCATGTCGCGCACGGGAATGCCTTCGGTGATGCAGATCGCCAGGTCGAGGTCGGCCTCGACGGCTTCCCAGATCGCGGCGGCAGCGCCCGCGGGCGGCACATAGATCACCGACACGGTGGCGCCGGTCTGCTGGGCGGCTTCCTTCACCGACGCGTAGATCGGGATGTTGAAGATCGACTCACCGGCCTTCTTGGGGTTCACGCCGGCGGCGAAGCAGTGCTTGCCGTTGGCGTATTCCTGGCACTTTTCGGTGTGGAACTGACCGGTCTTGCCCGTGATGCCCTGGGTGATGACCTTGGTGTCCTTGTTGATGTAGATCGACATGTGGTTTCTCCGGGGCTCAGGCTTTGACGGCGGCGACGACCTTCTGGGCCGCTTCGGCCATGGAGTCGGCGCTGATGATGGGCAGGCCCGATTCGGCCAGCATCTTCTTGCCCAGTTCCTCGTTGGTGCCCTTCATGCGCACCACGAGCGGCACGCTCAGGTTCACGGCGCGGCAGGCGGTGATCACGCCGGTGGCGATGGTGTCGCACTTCATGATGCCGCCGAAGATGTTGACCAGGATGGCCTTGACCTTGTCGTTCTTGAGCATGATCTTGAACGCTTCGGTGACCTTCTCGGGGGTGGCACCGCCGCCCACGTCGAGGAAGTTGGCGGGCTCGGCGCCGAACAGCTTGATGGTGTCCATGGTGGCCATGGCCAGGCCGGCACCGTTCACCAGGCAGCCGATGTTGCCGTCGAGGCTGATGTAGGCGAGGTCGAACTTGGAGGCCTCGATCTCGGCCGGGTCTTCTTCATCGAGGTCGCGCAGGGCCACGATCTCGGGATGGCGGAACAGCGCGTTCGAGTCGAAGTTGAACTTGGCGTCCAGGGCGATGATGTTGCCCTTGCTGTCGCGGTTGAG
This is a stretch of genomic DNA from Hydrogenophaga crocea. It encodes these proteins:
- the sucD gene encoding succinate--CoA ligase subunit alpha codes for the protein MSIYINKDTKVITQGITGKTGQFHTEKCQEYANGKHCFAAGVNPKKAGESIFNIPIYASVKEAAQQTGATVSVIYVPPAGAAAAIWEAVEADLDLAICITEGIPVRDMLEVRNKMKAKEAAGGKKTLLLGPNCPGLITPDEIKIGIMPGHIHRKGRIGVVSRSGTLTYEAVAQLTEIGLGQSSAVGIGGDPINGLKHIDVMKAFNDDPDTDAVIMIGEIGGPDEAEAAMWCKANMKKPVVGFIAGVTAPPGKRMGHAGALISGGADTADAKLAIMEECGFKVTRNPSEMGKLLKSLL